The Hyperthermus butylicus DSM 5456 genome includes a region encoding these proteins:
- the gcvPB gene encoding aminomethyl-transferring glycine dehydrogenase subunit GcvPB, with translation MQLRRGWRQARWEEPLVYELGSPSNTGYIVPYSSDDKEIMEYLGTTPEEDLGEYYRRELPGIPGLSEVETVRHFTRLSQMSYGVDVGPVPLGSCTMKYNPKISEEIASDPRIKLLHPYQDEETVQGLLEILYELERWLAEITGMDRCSLQTPAGAAGELAGALMIRKYFLDRGETRDEMLVPDSAHGTNPASAAMAGFKVVKIPTSEHGTVDLEAVRTVLSERTAGIMLTNPNTLGIFEDRILELADLLHSKGALLYYDGANLNGIMGIVRPGDMGFDVVHLNIHKTFSAPHGGGGPGAGVVCAKGELVDYLPRPLIEKRRGKYYWDYSCERCIGRVRAFYGNIIPLVKAYVYIAMLGGEGLRETAIQSVINTNYFIALMKDVRGYELPYDPNRPRKHELVLSAKPLKRDTGVTAEDVAKALLDHGLHAPTIYFPLIVEEALMIEFTESEPRREIERYAEALRKIAEKAYENPEEVKRAPRNTSVTRLDTIYANHPRTVTPTYRVLRRRQRGEKLVL, from the coding sequence TTGCAGCTTAGACGTGGTTGGAGGCAGGCGCGCTGGGAGGAACCACTTGTATACGAGCTAGGCTCGCCCAGCAATACCGGCTATATAGTACCCTACAGCAGTGACGACAAGGAGATCATGGAGTATCTCGGTACAACCCCGGAAGAGGATCTCGGAGAATACTATCGTAGGGAGCTGCCGGGGATACCAGGCCTAAGCGAGGTAGAGACTGTAAGACACTTTACCAGGCTAAGCCAGATGAGCTACGGTGTAGATGTCGGCCCAGTGCCCTTAGGCTCCTGCACAATGAAGTATAATCCCAAGATAAGCGAGGAAATAGCATCAGACCCTAGGATAAAGCTCCTACATCCATACCAGGACGAAGAGACCGTACAAGGCCTCCTAGAGATCCTCTACGAGCTAGAGCGCTGGCTGGCAGAGATAACCGGCATGGATCGATGCAGTCTACAAACACCAGCGGGTGCGGCTGGGGAGCTAGCTGGTGCACTCATGATACGCAAGTACTTCCTCGACCGGGGAGAAACCCGTGATGAGATGCTAGTGCCAGACTCGGCTCACGGTACAAACCCCGCAAGCGCAGCGATGGCGGGCTTCAAAGTCGTCAAGATACCCACGTCGGAACATGGCACAGTGGATCTTGAGGCTGTCAGGACAGTATTGTCTGAGAGGACTGCAGGTATAATGCTTACAAATCCTAATACCCTTGGCATCTTCGAGGATCGTATCCTCGAGCTAGCAGACTTGCTCCACTCAAAGGGCGCACTACTATACTATGATGGTGCAAACCTCAACGGGATAATGGGTATTGTCCGGCCCGGCGACATGGGCTTCGACGTAGTCCACTTAAACATCCACAAGACCTTCTCAGCCCCCCACGGCGGTGGGGGTCCAGGCGCGGGCGTGGTGTGTGCCAAGGGAGAGCTTGTAGACTATCTCCCGAGGCCCCTCATAGAAAAGCGTAGAGGAAAGTACTACTGGGATTATAGTTGTGAACGTTGTATAGGCCGCGTGAGGGCCTTCTACGGCAACATAATCCCACTAGTCAAGGCTTACGTATACATAGCAATGCTGGGTGGCGAAGGGCTAAGGGAGACAGCAATACAGAGCGTCATAAATACAAACTACTTCATAGCCCTCATGAAGGATGTCCGTGGTTACGAACTACCCTACGATCCTAACCGGCCGCGGAAGCACGAGCTGGTACTCTCAGCAAAGCCGCTAAAGAGAGACACGGGTGTCACAGCAGAGGACGTAGCTAAGGCCCTTCTAGACCATGGGCTCCACGCTCCAACAATATACTTCCCCTTAATAGTAGAGGAGGCGTTAATGATAGAATTTACCGAGTCCGAGCCACGTAGGGAAATCGAGAGATATGCAGAGGCATTACGGAAGATAGCGGAGAAAGCCTATGAGAACCCCGAGGAGGTAAAGAGGGCTCCGAGAAATACTAGCGTCACAAGGCTAGACACGATCTATGCTAACCATCCACGCACGGTTACTCCTACATACCGTGTATTAAGGCGGCGGCAGAGGGGCGAAAAGCTAGTCCTCTAG
- a CDS encoding YkgJ family cysteine cluster protein: MLAVRRGSGGSPRLPELRLNCRLSDDRYCAKCCYNTEMPLTREDIERIEMLGYPRSYFIVVGPDGVPRLRNIDGHCIFLDPGTGRCKIYEHRPLGCRLYPLVYVPGEGVAVDLECPLAHAVPRHVVKKFERQLVRLVREIYGELED; the protein is encoded by the coding sequence TTGCTAGCCGTCCGCCGAGGGTCTGGAGGATCGCCTAGGCTGCCAGAGCTTAGGCTTAACTGCAGACTATCCGATGACAGATACTGTGCGAAGTGCTGCTATAATACCGAGATGCCGCTCACAAGGGAGGATATAGAGAGAATTGAGATGCTCGGCTATCCCCGCAGCTACTTCATTGTAGTCGGGCCCGACGGGGTTCCGAGACTGAGGAACATTGACGGCCACTGCATTTTCTTAGATCCTGGAACGGGTAGGTGTAAGATCTATGAGCATCGTCCTCTCGGCTGCAGGCTGTATCCCCTGGTCTATGTGCCTGGCGAGGGTGTCGCTGTGGATCTGGAATGCCCTCTAGCCCACGCGGTTCCGAGGCATGTTGTGAAAAAGTTTGAAAGGCAATTGGTGAGACTCGTAAGGGAGATCTATGGAGAGCTAGAGGACTAG
- the metG gene encoding methionine--tRNA ligase: MGRWIVASAWPYVNSIPHLGNLIGSILSADVFARYLRLKGEDVVFVSGSDEHGTPIEVEAIRRGVHPKQLTDQAHEYVKKLFEEFRISFDNYTRTENPVHKEFVREFMMKLYQNGYIFEQDDVLPYCPRDKMFLPDRFVVGTCPYCGFEKAYGDQCDNCGRLLHPTELKNPRCSICGGPVEFRKSKHWFFNLPKLQEKVEKWLRESNLPPNVKNYSLNMLKEGLKPRSVTRDNKWGIPAPFPGAEGKTIYVWFDALLGYISATKEYGLKKGDPELWKKYWFNPETKTVYFIGKDNIPFHAIILPAMLIGSGDPYVLPSYISATEYLMYEGEQFSKSRRWGIWIDEALEILPADYWRFALIRMRPEAKDTNFTWSEFLRIVNTEMNDDIGNYVHRVLRFIESKFGSVVPEPGSYSDADKEFEKAIRETPRRAEKYFEEVRLKQALGEVIELARKGNQYLNTKAPWDKIKTDPKDAATTMYLAVNSVATLAILLAPFTPDSAERLWKMLNLPGSVHEPGRWKQAGEMIIKPGHRIGKPEQLFRKLPARFDKEIASKLQEIRRKVMEKRPPLLRW; the protein is encoded by the coding sequence ATGGGTAGGTGGATAGTAGCCTCTGCATGGCCATATGTTAACAGCATTCCACATCTCGGCAACCTCATAGGCTCCATACTCTCTGCCGACGTCTTCGCCCGCTACCTGCGCCTCAAGGGCGAAGACGTAGTATTCGTTAGCGGTAGTGATGAACATGGCACTCCAATAGAGGTTGAAGCCATAAGGAGGGGTGTACACCCCAAGCAGCTCACCGACCAAGCACACGAGTACGTGAAGAAGCTCTTTGAAGAATTTAGGATAAGCTTTGACAATTACACGCGCACCGAGAACCCTGTACACAAGGAGTTTGTGAGAGAATTCATGATGAAGCTCTACCAGAACGGCTACATATTCGAGCAGGACGACGTACTACCCTACTGTCCACGCGACAAAATGTTCCTCCCAGACCGCTTTGTCGTAGGTACATGTCCATACTGTGGCTTCGAGAAAGCCTATGGGGACCAGTGCGACAACTGTGGCAGACTACTTCACCCCACAGAGCTCAAAAACCCACGTTGCTCAATATGTGGTGGCCCCGTAGAGTTCCGCAAGAGTAAGCATTGGTTTTTCAATCTTCCAAAACTCCAAGAGAAGGTTGAGAAGTGGCTCCGCGAGTCAAATCTCCCACCAAACGTCAAAAACTACAGCCTTAACATGCTTAAGGAAGGTCTCAAGCCTAGGAGCGTAACAAGGGACAACAAGTGGGGGATTCCAGCCCCATTCCCCGGCGCCGAGGGCAAGACAATATACGTCTGGTTTGACGCGCTCCTAGGCTACATTTCAGCCACAAAAGAGTATGGGCTGAAGAAGGGAGATCCCGAACTATGGAAGAAGTATTGGTTCAACCCCGAGACAAAGACCGTGTACTTCATAGGCAAGGACAACATACCTTTCCATGCAATAATCCTGCCAGCAATGCTAATCGGTAGCGGTGATCCATACGTACTACCAAGCTACATCTCTGCTACAGAGTACTTGATGTACGAGGGCGAACAGTTCTCAAAGAGCCGCAGATGGGGCATCTGGATAGATGAGGCTCTAGAGATACTTCCAGCTGACTATTGGCGGTTTGCCCTCATAAGGATGAGGCCTGAGGCTAAGGACACAAACTTTACTTGGAGTGAGTTCTTGAGAATAGTTAATACCGAAATGAATGACGACATAGGCAACTACGTCCATCGAGTACTTAGATTCATAGAATCAAAGTTTGGCTCTGTAGTGCCAGAACCAGGCTCCTATAGCGATGCAGACAAGGAGTTCGAGAAGGCTATAAGAGAGACCCCGCGAAGGGCCGAGAAGTATTTCGAAGAAGTCAGACTCAAGCAGGCCCTAGGAGAAGTTATAGAGCTAGCCCGTAAGGGCAACCAGTACTTGAACACCAAGGCACCCTGGGATAAGATAAAGACTGATCCAAAGGATGCAGCTACAACAATGTACCTCGCAGTAAACTCTGTAGCTACTCTAGCGATACTCTTGGCGCCGTTCACGCCAGACTCTGCCGAGAGGCTCTGGAAGATGCTAAATCTTCCAGGTAGCGTGCATGAGCCAGGGCGCTGGAAGCAGGCTGGTGAGATGATAATAAAGCCAGGCCACAGGATAGGTAAGCCAGAACAGCTCTTCCGCAAGCTCCCAGCACGCTTCGACAAGGAGATAGCAAGTAAGCTACAGGAGATAAGGAGAAAAGTCATGGAGAAGAGGCCGCCGTTACTACGCTGGTAG
- a CDS encoding carbohydrate kinase family protein has protein sequence MVVVHAAVGNINVDIYLVVDDLPRPGENIVAREAYIGPGGAAANYSVAVRLYGHQAILVGHTSVFAERLGILDALRGKGVSLSLVRIHEGELPGIVVVLVTPNGERTMLALRGANNMLTGNEARCRCDVLHVASRDTNVLSNASTAASAELVSYDPGSSVARSEGAGIIEAARRHVSILYLNKLEYEYVTGTSELDSVARLLGGKLRYVVVKLGAEGALAATPDGVYRVEAYRHGAVVDPTGAGDVFAAYFNSALADGYSVTEALQYASVAAGVKVSRRGAQSAPSRREVEEIIASRPPRVWRIA, from the coding sequence ATGGTGGTAGTACACGCCGCTGTAGGCAACATCAACGTTGACATATACCTTGTCGTAGATGATCTGCCGAGGCCTGGCGAGAACATTGTAGCACGTGAAGCCTACATAGGCCCTGGAGGCGCGGCTGCAAATTACTCTGTCGCGGTCAGGCTCTACGGGCATCAAGCAATACTTGTAGGACATACTAGTGTGTTCGCTGAGCGGCTCGGCATCCTTGACGCGCTTAGGGGGAAGGGAGTCAGCCTCAGCCTTGTAAGGATACATGAAGGTGAGTTGCCGGGCATAGTAGTGGTGCTCGTTACACCCAACGGCGAACGTACCATGCTTGCGCTGCGCGGCGCCAATAACATGCTTACAGGTAACGAAGCTAGGTGTAGATGTGACGTGCTCCACGTGGCTAGCCGTGACACCAACGTGCTTAGCAATGCTTCTACAGCCGCCTCGGCGGAGCTGGTGTCGTACGACCCAGGCTCCTCGGTTGCACGTAGTGAAGGTGCAGGCATCATTGAGGCTGCTAGGAGGCATGTGTCAATACTCTATCTCAACAAGCTAGAGTACGAGTACGTAACAGGTACAAGTGAGCTGGATAGCGTTGCAAGGCTCCTCGGTGGAAAGCTCCGCTACGTTGTCGTGAAATTGGGTGCTGAGGGCGCGTTAGCTGCAACTCCCGATGGTGTATATCGTGTAGAGGCGTATAGGCATGGAGCTGTTGTTGATCCCACAGGGGCTGGTGACGTATTCGCCGCATACTTCAACTCCGCGCTGGCCGACGGCTACAGTGTTACCGAGGCTCTACAGTATGCTTCCGTAGCTGCGGGAGTGAAGGTTTCGAGACGTGGAGCCCAGAGTGCCCCTTCAAGGAGGGAGGTTGAAGAGATCATTGCTAGCCGTCCGCCGAGGGTCTGGAGGATCGCCTAG